In one window of Tellurirhabdus rosea DNA:
- a CDS encoding SusD/RagB family nutrient-binding outer membrane lipoprotein: MRSIKRFSFPALTLLLLLVNACTLDVNTDPNNPSSVTTAQLLTNAQLDIVNSLGSGPPGLSNAANVFAHQVTQRSTNDQYAITGQDFGLTQAWQNLYRAIQNLSVLEQQGTAANQFGYVGIAQIMKAMAFSYMVDVWGDIPFTEANQPDQNPAPKFDKGADIYPQLFTLIDQGIANLAKQSALNPAADDLIYGGNLVRWRKFAKTLKLKLYNQVRLVQDVRTPVTALIAENDFIGPGDGFALRYGTASAPDNRNPAFREEYNITTTGRDNYISPYFHDLLLGTGTWNPLLQGIQDPRIPYYYFNQLSNARPTAQNAVEYRNGNFVSIFFSSQGPNQGFDQSSSQTIVGLYFAGGRYDDGNGVTAAGVSGASARGDGPQRILPYHSYLFIRAELAQAGVTTGNARDFLEQGMNAAFAEVNAAATTASAPALSAAAIKSYVDAVLARFDAAGAEGKLEHIMTQKWISNFGFGLESYNDIRRTGYPRVFDPNNDGLAFTAVNRGFPQSFPLAQTELNLNPKAPAQRVIANDKVFWQK, from the coding sequence ATGCGCTCCATAAAACGATTTTCCTTTCCAGCCCTGACCCTGCTCCTGCTGCTGGTCAATGCCTGTACGCTGGATGTCAACACCGACCCCAACAACCCGTCGTCGGTCACTACGGCCCAGTTGCTGACCAATGCACAGCTGGACATTGTCAACTCACTGGGCTCGGGGCCTCCGGGCCTGTCCAACGCGGCGAACGTCTTTGCCCATCAGGTAACCCAGCGGAGCACCAACGACCAGTACGCCATCACCGGGCAGGACTTCGGCCTGACGCAGGCCTGGCAGAACCTGTACCGGGCCATTCAGAACCTGAGCGTGCTCGAACAGCAGGGAACCGCCGCCAACCAGTTTGGGTACGTGGGCATCGCCCAAATTATGAAAGCGATGGCCTTCAGCTACATGGTGGACGTCTGGGGCGACATTCCGTTCACGGAAGCCAACCAGCCCGACCAGAACCCGGCCCCCAAATTTGACAAGGGCGCGGACATCTACCCCCAGCTGTTCACGCTGATCGACCAGGGCATCGCCAATCTGGCCAAACAGTCGGCCCTCAATCCGGCGGCCGATGACCTGATCTACGGCGGCAACCTGGTCCGCTGGCGGAAGTTTGCCAAGACGCTCAAGCTGAAGCTGTACAACCAGGTGCGGCTCGTGCAGGACGTCCGCACGCCGGTCACGGCCCTGATTGCCGAAAACGACTTCATCGGTCCCGGCGACGGGTTCGCGCTGCGTTACGGCACAGCCAGCGCCCCAGACAACCGCAACCCGGCTTTCCGGGAGGAATACAACATCACGACCACGGGCCGGGATAATTACATCAGTCCGTACTTCCACGACCTGCTGCTCGGCACCGGCACCTGGAACCCGCTGCTGCAGGGCATTCAGGACCCGCGGATTCCGTACTACTACTTCAACCAGTTGTCGAACGCCCGGCCCACGGCCCAGAATGCAGTGGAATACCGGAACGGAAACTTCGTGTCCATCTTCTTTTCTTCGCAGGGTCCTAACCAGGGCTTCGACCAGTCATCGTCCCAGACCATCGTGGGCCTGTATTTCGCCGGGGGGCGGTACGATGACGGCAACGGCGTGACGGCGGCGGGGGTCAGCGGGGCCTCGGCCCGGGGCGACGGGCCGCAGCGGATTCTGCCATACCATTCCTACCTGTTCATCCGGGCGGAGCTGGCGCAGGCGGGCGTGACGACCGGCAACGCCCGCGACTTTCTGGAACAGGGCATGAACGCGGCGTTTGCGGAGGTGAACGCGGCGGCCACGACCGCCAGTGCGCCGGCGCTTTCGGCGGCCGCCATCAAGTCGTACGTCGATGCCGTGCTGGCCCGATTCGATGCCGCCGGGGCCGAGGGCAAACTTGAACACATCATGACCCAGAAGTGGATTTCCAATTTCGGTTTCGGACTCGAATCGTACAACGACATCCGGCGGACGGGCTATCCGCGCGTGTTTGATCCCAACAACGACGGCCTTGCCTTTACGGCCGTCAACCGGGGCTTTCCGCAGTCGTTCCCGCTCGCGCAGACCGAGCTGAATCTCAATCCGAAAGCCCCGGCGCAACGGGTCATTGCGAATGACAAAGTTTTCTGGCAGAAATAA
- a CDS encoding SusC/RagA family TonB-linked outer membrane protein, with the protein MRKLLPLLLLFGLLTGAGTARAQDRTVTGKVTGSEDGAPIPGVNVSLKGSTRGTSTDTEGNYRLAVPDGQSLVFSFVGMLPQEVAVGNRTVVNVALVPDLKMLSEVVVTAVGIERQNRSLGYSVERLSADRLVQKSEPDVLRAMQGKIPGVNINGSGGTAGSSARITIRGANSFLGTNQPLFVVDGIPYDNSLNENASFRDNGAAVSSRIADLDPNNIASMTVLKGAAAAALYGTRAANGVIVITTKSGTNRPSKKGLEVTFNTSFSAENIASYPDFQNTYGSGSQGVYANANGTWGPAFGLGRTYAANGNWVANTSGVDSIPVWVGYNTFAANYPALAAQYGLRANGNVPYRAYPDNVRNFFRQGSLFENSISVSGGGPKASVTAVVSRTDQKSYFPGSGFERTNVSVGGNTNLDNGLTVGANLAYTNTIQNSPLFGADGTSPLARMFQQPRNWPLDQLPYQDPFGNGVFFFPFGQADNPYWSVNNSIYTSKVNRIVVNGTLSYDLTKWLNVTYKGGYNAYNDNSFQRISAGSLSGAQGIGNMQFDAVSFGEQDHNLLLNFDRNLTPDISFRAILGGNYNQRLNDQTSVNGLGIVVRGIDLITNVNTVTPNTGNTYTQQRRLYAGFTDMTFGYKDFFFLNLTGRNDWSSTLPRNNRSYFYYSASGSLVFTDAFKLTSNILSSGKLRLGYAKVGRDAAPYQTVNTYRVNLGESSNQQGSTRYNDYPFNGQAGASVAAVAFDPNLKPEFTTEIETGVNLEFFRGRASLDFTYYNRLSTDIIARRALPQSTGYSFLLTNFGAIRNSGVEIGLSVTPVQLSSGFKWDIFAAYTQNRNIVESLADGVQEVILRNIFTNQPVPVVRPGEWFGVLRGTKVARDENGNVLINPLTGLTIPDVNQGIIANPNPKFTLGLTNTFSYKGLSLSAVIDYRHGGDLYSWTNQFLLGRGVTKDTENREIPRVLAGVLGDANTLKPLLDGEGKPIPNTIQVLENNVYFQAAGGSLAINAPNEFSVWDATVIRLREISLGYTLPKAWLTKLPFGSVNLSLTGRNLWFNAPNFPKAANFDPEVNTFGNTNTQGIDFFTAPSVRRLGVNLRMTF; encoded by the coding sequence ATGAGAAAGCTTTTACCCTTATTGCTGCTTTTCGGGCTACTGACGGGCGCGGGAACAGCCCGGGCGCAGGACCGAACTGTAACCGGTAAAGTGACCGGTTCGGAGGACGGGGCTCCCATCCCGGGCGTCAACGTCTCGCTCAAAGGATCGACCCGGGGCACATCAACAGACACGGAAGGAAATTACCGGCTTGCCGTTCCCGACGGCCAGTCTTTGGTGTTCAGCTTCGTGGGCATGCTGCCGCAGGAAGTGGCGGTGGGCAACCGCACGGTGGTGAACGTCGCCCTGGTGCCGGACCTGAAAATGCTGAGCGAGGTCGTGGTGACGGCCGTCGGGATTGAGCGCCAGAACCGGTCGCTGGGTTACTCGGTCGAACGGCTGTCGGCCGACCGGCTGGTGCAGAAATCGGAGCCGGACGTGCTGCGGGCCATGCAGGGCAAGATTCCGGGCGTCAACATCAACGGCTCGGGCGGTACGGCGGGCAGTTCGGCGCGCATCACCATCCGGGGAGCCAACTCGTTTCTGGGAACCAACCAGCCGCTTTTTGTGGTGGACGGCATTCCGTACGACAACAGCCTGAACGAAAACGCCAGTTTCCGGGACAACGGGGCCGCCGTGTCGAGCCGCATTGCCGACCTCGACCCCAACAACATCGCCTCCATGACGGTCCTGAAAGGAGCCGCCGCCGCCGCCCTTTATGGAACGCGCGCGGCCAACGGCGTCATCGTCATTACGACCAAATCCGGCACCAACCGGCCGTCCAAGAAAGGACTGGAAGTGACGTTCAACACCTCGTTTTCGGCCGAAAACATCGCCAGCTATCCCGACTTTCAAAACACCTACGGCTCGGGTTCGCAGGGCGTCTACGCCAACGCCAACGGCACCTGGGGACCGGCCTTCGGGCTGGGCCGGACTTATGCCGCCAACGGCAACTGGGTGGCGAATACCTCCGGCGTGGACTCTATTCCCGTCTGGGTCGGCTACAATACCTTTGCGGCCAACTACCCGGCTCTGGCGGCCCAGTACGGACTGCGCGCGAACGGGAATGTCCCCTACCGGGCCTATCCCGATAACGTCCGCAACTTCTTCCGGCAGGGAAGTCTGTTCGAAAACTCCATTTCGGTGTCGGGCGGCGGGCCGAAAGCCAGCGTGACGGCCGTCGTGTCGCGGACGGATCAGAAAAGCTACTTCCCCGGCTCCGGTTTTGAACGGACGAACGTCAGCGTCGGGGGCAACACGAACCTCGACAACGGGCTGACGGTCGGTGCCAATCTGGCTTACACCAACACGATTCAGAACAGCCCCCTGTTCGGCGCGGACGGCACCTCTCCGCTGGCCCGGATGTTCCAGCAGCCGCGCAACTGGCCGCTCGACCAGCTGCCGTACCAGGACCCGTTCGGCAACGGCGTGTTCTTCTTCCCCTTCGGGCAGGCCGATAACCCGTACTGGTCGGTCAACAACAGCATTTACACCAGCAAGGTCAACCGCATCGTGGTCAACGGAACCCTGTCGTACGACCTCACCAAGTGGTTGAACGTGACCTACAAAGGCGGCTACAATGCCTACAACGACAACAGCTTCCAGCGGATTTCGGCCGGATCGCTGTCCGGGGCGCAGGGCATCGGCAACATGCAGTTCGATGCCGTTTCGTTTGGCGAACAGGACCATAACCTGCTGCTGAACTTCGACCGGAACCTCACGCCGGACATTTCGTTCCGGGCCATTCTGGGCGGGAACTACAACCAGCGGCTCAACGACCAGACGAGTGTCAACGGCCTGGGTATCGTGGTGCGCGGCATTGACCTCATTACGAACGTGAACACCGTCACGCCCAATACCGGCAATACCTACACCCAGCAGCGGCGACTCTATGCGGGCTTTACGGATATGACCTTCGGCTACAAGGACTTTTTCTTCCTCAACCTGACGGGCCGCAACGACTGGTCGTCGACCCTGCCGCGCAACAACCGGTCGTATTTCTACTACTCGGCCAGTGGTTCGCTGGTGTTTACGGATGCCTTCAAGCTGACGTCCAACATCCTCAGCAGCGGGAAACTGCGGCTGGGCTACGCGAAGGTCGGCCGGGATGCAGCCCCGTACCAGACCGTCAACACCTACCGCGTCAATCTGGGTGAAAGTTCGAACCAGCAGGGGTCCACCCGGTACAACGACTATCCGTTCAACGGACAGGCCGGGGCCTCGGTGGCGGCCGTTGCGTTCGACCCCAACCTGAAACCGGAGTTTACGACCGAAATCGAAACGGGGGTCAATCTGGAATTTTTCCGGGGCCGCGCCAGCCTGGACTTTACGTATTACAACCGCCTCAGCACGGACATCATCGCCCGCCGGGCCCTGCCGCAGTCGACCGGGTACAGCTTTCTGCTGACCAACTTCGGTGCCATCCGCAACTCGGGGGTCGAAATTGGCCTCAGCGTGACGCCGGTGCAGCTCAGCAGCGGGTTCAAATGGGATATTTTTGCGGCCTACACCCAGAACCGCAACATCGTGGAATCGCTGGCCGACGGGGTGCAGGAGGTCATTCTGCGCAATATTTTCACCAACCAGCCGGTGCCGGTGGTGCGGCCGGGCGAATGGTTCGGCGTGTTGCGGGGCACCAAAGTGGCACGGGATGAAAACGGCAACGTGCTCATTAACCCGCTGACGGGCCTGACCATTCCGGACGTCAACCAAGGCATCATCGCCAACCCCAACCCGAAATTCACGCTGGGCCTGACCAACACCTTCAGCTACAAGGGCCTGTCTCTGAGCGCGGTGATCGACTACCGGCACGGCGGCGACCTGTATTCGTGGACAAACCAGTTTCTGTTGGGTCGGGGGGTGACGAAAGACACCGAGAACCGCGAAATTCCGCGCGTGCTGGCCGGGGTCCTCGGCGATGCCAATACGCTGAAGCCCCTGCTGGACGGCGAAGGCAAGCCCATTCCGAACACCATTCAGGTGCTGGAAAACAACGTGTATTTCCAGGCGGCGGGCGGTTCGCTGGCCATCAACGCCCCGAACGAATTTTCGGTTTGGGACGCCACGGTGATTCGCCTGCGGGAAATTTCGCTTGGCTACACCCTGCCGAAGGCCTGGCTGACCAAACTGCCGTTCGGATCGGTGAACCTGAGCCTGACGGGCCGCAACCTGTGGTTCAACGCGCCCAATTTCCCGAAAGCGGCCAACTTTGACCCGGAAGTCAACACCTTCGGCAACACCAACACCCAGGGCATCGACTTTTTCACGGCCCCTTCGGTCCGGCGTCTGGGCGTCAACCTGCGGATGACTTTCTGA